The Macaca thibetana thibetana isolate TM-01 chromosome 19, ASM2454274v1, whole genome shotgun sequence genome has a segment encoding these proteins:
- the LOC126942687 gene encoding 3-galactosyl-N-acetylglucosaminide 4-alpha-L-fucosyltransferase FUT3 has translation MDPLGPAKPQWPWRHCLAALLFQLLVAVCFFSYLRVSRDDATGFPRPGLMAVEPVTGAPNGSSRQDTTPTRPTLLILLWTWPFHIPVALSRCSEMVPGTANCQITADRKVYPKADAVIVHHWDIMSNPKSRLPPSPRPQGQRWIWFNLEPPSNCWHLQALDGYFNLTMSYRSDSDIFTPYGWLEPRSGQPAHPPLNLSAKTELVAWAVSNWKPDLARVRYYQSLQAHLKVDVYGKSHKPLPKGTMMETLSRYKFYLAFENSLNPDYITEKLWRNALEAWAVPVVLGPSRRNYERFLPPDAFIHVDDFQSPKDLARYLQELDKDHARYLSYFHWRETLQPRSFSWALDFCKACWKLQEESRYQTVRSIAAWFT, from the coding sequence ATGGATCCCCTGGGCCCGGCCAAGCCACAATGGCCGTGGCGCCACTGTCTGGCCGCGCTGCTGTTTCAGTTGCTGGTGGCTGTGTGTTTCTTCTCCTACCTGCGTGTGTCCCGAGACGATGCCACTGGGTTCCCTAGGCCAGGGCTCATGGCCGTGGAACCTGTCACTGGGGCTCCCAATGGGTCCTCCCGACAGGACACCACTCCCACCCGCCCCACCCTCCTGATCCTGCTGTGGACGTGGCCTTTCCACATCCCCGTGGCTCTGTCCCGCTGTTCAGAGATGGTGCCTGGCACGGCCAACTGCCAAATCACTGCCGACCGCAAGGTGTACCCAAAGGCAGATGCGGTCATTGTGCACCACTGGGATATCATGTCCAATCCTAAGTCACGTCTCCCACCTTCCCCGAGGCCGCAGGGGCAGCGCTGGATCTGGTTCAACTTAGAGCCACCTTCTAACTGCTGGCACCTGCAAGCCCTGGACGGATACTTCAATCTCACCATGTCCTACCGCAGCGACTCCGACATCTTCACGCCCTACGGCTGGCTGGAGCCACGGTCCGGCCAGCCTGCCCACCCACCACTCAACCTCTCGGCCAAGACCGAATTGGTGGCCTGGGCGGTGTCCAACTGGAAGCCGGACTTGGCCAGGGTGCGCTACTACCAGAGCCTGCAGGCCCATCTCAAGGTGGATGTGTACGGGAAATCCCACAAGCCCCTGCCCAAGGGGACCATGATGGAAACACTGTCCCGGTACAAGTTCTACCTGGCCTTCGAGAACTCCTTGAACCCCGACTACATCACCGAGAAGCTGTGGAGGAACGCCCTGGAGGCCTGGGCCGTGCCCGTGGTGCTGGGGCCCAGCAGAAGAAACTATGAGAGGTTCCTGCCGCCCGATGCCTTCATCCATGTGGACGACTTCCAGAGCCCCAAGGACCTGGCCCGATACCTGCAAGAGCTGGACAAGGACCACGCCCGCTACCTGAGCTACTTTCACTGGCGGGAGACGCTGCAGCCTCGCTCCTTCAGCTGGGCACTGGATTTCTGCAAGGCCTGCTGGAAACTGCAGGAGGAATCCAGGTACCAGACGGTGCGCAGCATAGCGGCTTGGTTCACCTGA